The Herbiconiux sp. A18JL235 region TCACGGCGATGGCCACGATCAGCAGCTCTCCGGCGCGGGCAGCACGTGTGCGGCAAGGTCGTACTCTTCGGTGAGCCGGCCGCTGGAGAAGTAGACGTCGGCGTTGCGCTGGATCTCGTCGAGACGGTTCGAGGTCTGGTACTCGAGCATCACTTCCTTGGCGGCCACCTCGGCGGGAGCACCGAGGAACGCCGAGAACTGCTCCTCGAAGTAGGCGCGGTCATCGACCAGGGCGCCCTGCGCGTCGAAGATCGCGCACTGGATCGCCGCGATGGTGTTCGGGTTCTTCTCCGCGAACTGACGCGAGGCCACCCAGCCCGACTCGGCCATGCCCTCATAGTCGTCGGCTCCGTAGTCGAACACGCTCACGCTGCCGAGACCGCGAACGGCGGCGAGCGTCGGGCCGACCGCGCTCGAGGCGTCGACGGTGCCCTGCTCGAGGGCGGCGGCGACCTCGCCGTAGGGCAGCTCGACCCAGTTCACGGCGTCGGGGTCGAGGTCTTGCTTCAGCATCGCGTCGCGCAGCTTGATGGCGTGGCTCGACGAGAGCGAGATGACGTTCACGGTCTTGCCCTCGAGGTCGGCGAGCGACGTGATCCCCGACGATTCGAGCGCTTCGAGGGAGCTCGTGCCGGGCGACGACGCCCACCCCTCAGCGATGACGACGAGGTCGAGGCCCTGCTTGATGGCGTCGATGACGCCGAAGTAGCTGGTGTTCGCCGCTGCGGCGTCGCCCGAGATCACCGAGGTGACCGCCACACCGGAGTTGTCGACGAAGTACGGCTCGATGGTGAGGCCGTACTCGCTGCCGAACTCGTCGGCGGCGAGCTGCAACGGGATGGTGCCCGGCCCCTTGATGCCGGTGAGCGAGACGTCGGTCACCTCAGGGGCGTTCGGGTCGCCGGCCGCAAGGGTGTCGGCTGCGCCGCCCGATCCGGAATCGGCGCCGGGAGCGCAGGCTGCGAGCGAGGCTGCGAGACCCAGTGCGAGCGCCCCTCCCAGGGTGCCTCTCGCGATGCGGTGTCGGCCCCGGCTGTGCTGTGAGCGTGCAGGCATGATGACGTCCTCTCCATTGAGTTCAGATCACGTGTGTTTGTCAGACAATATGATGATCTGGCTGAATGGTCAACCCGTCTGCCCGCCCGCACCGCGGGCCGGAGCTCAGTTCTGGTCGGAGCCGTTGTCGGCCTGCCGCAGGTGCAGCAGGGCGGTCTTCGAGGCGTTGCGCACGTGCGTGGCGCAGAGTTCTGCGGCCTCCTTCGCGTGCCGCTTCTTGGCCGCCGAGGCCATGGCCCGCAGCTCCGTTGCGGCCTCGACGGCGCGCCCGGGCTCGGCCATCGAGGTCGCCCGCAGGATGCGCACCCTGGCCTGGATGCCCTCGATGATGTTCTGCAGAGTGGGGCTCGCCGCGCCCTTGATGAGCACGTCGTAGATGCCGTCCTTGGCGTCGAGCACGAGCTTGATCTCCTGCTCGCCGGTGGAGAACTCCGCGAAGTTCTCGACGGCGTCGTCGAGGCGGGCGAGCTGTTCGTCGGTGGCGCGCTCGACGAATCGTTCCACCAGGATCGATTCGAGCACGGCGCGGATCTCATAGAGGTCTTCGGCCTCCGCGAGCGAAGGGGCGCTCACGATCGCCCCGCGCTGCGGCACGACGGTGACGAGGCCTTCGCTGGTGAGCTCGCGCAACGCCTCGCGGATGGTGGTGCGCGAGACCCCGAGCTGCTCGATGAGCTCGCGCTCGACGAGGCGCTGGCCGGGGCGCAGGGTGAAGTCGAGGATCGCCGAGCGGAGGGCCGAGATGACCTGTTCGCGCAACGGGGCCGCGACGCGGTCGACGTGTGCGCTCGACCAGGCTTGAGAGAGGGTGTTGGGAGCGGTCATCGTGCCTCCTTCGCGGCGGGATGGTGTGCCGATCATACAGCGGGCACGCATCCTGTCTGTCAGCCGCGCGGCGGGCCGGGTTGCGCCGGATGCACGGGGGGCGAGAATATATTACTGTCAGACAATCCGAGGTGAGACTCAGGGCGCGAGGGAGCGCCCGGCGCCCGGAGCGGCCCTGGGCCGTAGAGGAAAGGCGGCACGATGACGTACGCAGGGCTCGAGGGCAAGGTCGCGATCGTGACGGGAGGGACCGGCGGGATCGGGTCTGCGGTCGTCGACAGGCTTTCCGCCGCAGGTGCGAAGCTCGTGATCGTCGATCTCGACGGCGATCGCGCGAAGGCCGCCGCCGACGCTCTCGACGGCGAGGCCATCGGGGTGCAGGCCGACGTGTCGACCGAGGCCGGGGTCGACTCCTACATCGAGGCGGCGATCTCCACCTTCGGGTCGGCCGACCTGCACCACCTGAACGCCGGCATCGCCGGCAAGCCCGGCGTGCAGCTCACCGACGCCGCGGTCGACGAGTGGGACGCCGTGATGGCGGTGAACCTCCGCGGCCCGTTCCTCGGCACCCGGGCGGCGCTGCGTCATTTCGTGAAGACCGGCACGACGGGTTCCATCGTCGTGACCGCCTCGATCGCGAGCCTCCGCGGCGCCGCCGACCTGCTCGCCTACACCACCTCCAAGCACGGCGTGATCGGTCTGGTGCACGGCGCTGCGGTCTACGCGGGCCCGATCGGAGTGCGCGTGAACGGCGTGGCCCCGGGCATCGTGCCCACCCCGATCTTCGGTGAGGCGGGCATCCAGGACATGAAGAAGCGTGCGAGCACCTCGCCCCTCCGGCGGGCCGGGGAGCCCGACGAGGTGGCGGCGGCGGTGGCGTTCCTCTTGAGCGACGACTCCTCCTACGTGACCGGCGCCGTGCTCTCGGTCGACGGCGGAGCGAGCGTGCAGAACACCAACCGCTACGGCGGCGGTGCGGGACTCTGGGACCCGGCGGGCATCGACGACGACCTCGTCTCCGCCTGGCGCGCCGGGGTCGAGGGCTGACCGTCCGACGCCCGTCGACACAGATTGTCAGACGATATTGACATCATACAATCCGTGCGACAGCATGGAGCCACGGGGCGCATCGATGCGACCCGGCAGTTTCGAAGGGGAAACCGCATGAACATCGTCACCGGCGTAGGAGGCTACGTCTCCGCATCCGTCGCCGAACGGCTGCTCGAGGCGCAGGGCGCCGACCAGCTCGTGGTCACCAGCCGCGACCAGAAGACCCTCGAGGCCTGGCGTGGCCGCGGAGTCGACGCCCGGTACGCCGACTACAACGACAAGGCCTCGCTCCTCGAGGCCTTCCGCGGGGGCGACCGCCTGTTCCTCGTCTCGGCGATGGAGGCCGGGCCGAGCCGCCAGGGGCAGCACCGCAACGCCGTCGAGGCGGCGGCGGAAGCCGGGGTGCAGCACATCGTCTACACCTCCTTCATCGGCACCGAGCGCGACGAGGTGAACTCCGTCGAGGTCGCCGACCACAAGTTCACGGAGGCCCTCATCCGGGAGAGCGGACTCACCTGGAACGTGCTGCGCAACAACCAGTACGCGGATGCGATGGCCGAGAACCAGGCGGCGATCGCCATCACCTCGGGGCAGAGCATCGGCAACACCGGCGACGGGCTCGTCGGCTTCGTCGCGCGCTCCGACGTGGCCGCGGTCGCCGCCGAGATCATGCTCGGCGCCGGAGAACCCGACACCGGCTACGACGTCACCGGGCCGGAGCTGCTGAGCTACCGACAGGTGGGCGAGATGATCGCCGAGCTGAGCGGTGCGCCCATCACGATCGTCGACCTGAGCGACGACGAGATGTATGCGATGTGGGACGCCCTCGGCGTGCCGCGCGACGCCACAGGCGACTTCTCGAAGTCGCCCGTGCCGTGGGGGAGCGACGGGATGGTGACCTTCGGCCGGATGATCAGGGCGGGCCACCTGGCCAGGCTCACCGACGTGGTGGAGCGTTTCACGGGCCGTCAGCCGAGGGCGCTCCGCGACCTCATGCTCGAGCGCCGCGGCGGCTGGCCTCCCGCGCCCGCCGGCACGGCCAGCGAGGCCGACACCGAGGGAGCTGACGTCGCATGAGCGACCAGTACGAGTTCACCATCGTCAAGTACGGCACCCGCCACGGGCACCGGGCCGAGGTCTACCTCAACTACCACGTGCACGGGCAGCCCGACGGGCCGATCGACATGGACTACTTCGTCTGGGTCGCCCGCAACGCCGAGCGCACCATCCTCTTCGACACCGGCTTCTCGGTGCAGGGCGGGGCGAACCGCAACCGCACCTTCGTCGCCGAGATCCCCGACATCTACGCGGCGCTCGGGATCGACATGGACGCCGAGCAGACCCTCGTCGTCACCCATGCGCACTACGACCACATCGGCAACCTCGCCGCCTTCCCGAAGGCGCGCATCGTCATCGCCCAGGCCGAGCTCGACTTCTGGCTCTCCTCGATGGGCGAGCGCTCCCAGTTCGCCTGGTCGACCGAGCCCGAGGAGATCGACGCGTTGCGCACGGCCGTCGAGGAGGGTCGCGTGACGACCTTCACCGACTCGATCGAGGTGGCGCCCGGCATCGAGCTCATCCAGGTGGGCGGCCACACCCCCGGCCAGGCGATCGCGCGCATCCGCACAGCCGACGGCGATGTGCTGCTCGCCTCCGACGCCGTGCACTATTACGAGGAGTACGACGACGACATGCCGTTCGCCTTCGTCGCCGACCTGCCGGGTATGTACGCCGGGTTCGACCGCATCCGCGAGCTGCTCGACGGCGGCGTGAGTCACCTCGTGTGCGGCCACGACCCCTCCACCCTCGATCGTTTCACCGCCGTCACCGCCGGCCCGCTCGCCGGCATCGCCGCCACCATCGGCACCCCACGAAAGGACCCCGCCTGAGATGACCGATCCCACAGCGACCGATCGGCCGGCGACGACCGACCGCATCGGCTTCATCGGCCTCGGCAACATGGGCGGCCGCATGACCCGCCGCATCGTCGACGGCGGGGTGCCCGTGCGGGGCTTCGACATGCAGCGCGCCGCAGTCGAGGCGGCGGGCGCGACGCCGCTCGAATCGGCGGTCGCGGTCGCCGAGCAGAGCGACGTGGTGTTCCTGTCCCTTCCCGACAGCAAGGTGGTCGAGCGGGTGCTGCTCGCCGACACGGCCTTCATCCCCGCGCTCCATGAGAACGCGGTGGTCGTCGATCTCAGCACGGCGTCGCCGTCGTCGACCCAGCGCATCCACGAGAAGCTCGCGGCGCGCGGCGTGCACTACCTCGACGCGGGCATCTCCGGCGGCGCGGCGGCAGCCGAGAAGGGCGCTCTCACCCTCATGGTGGGCGGCGACGCCACGGCCCTCGACCGGGTGCGGCCCGTGCTCGCCCACTTCGCCACGAACGTCTTCCTCATGGGCGGCTCGGGCGCCGGGCACTCGACGAAGCTGCTCAACAACTTCCTGAACGCCATCAGCCTCTCGGCCACCGCCGAGGTGATGGTGGCGGCGAAGAAGGCGGGGCTCGACCTGGCGACGGTGCTCGACGTGCTGAACGCCAGCTCCGGCGTCAACTTCGCCACCCTCAACCGCTTTCCGAAGATCATCACGGGCGACTACCTCAAGGGCGGCCTCACCAACGCGCTCATGATGAAGGACGTGGTGCTCTACGTCGACCACCTGCACGAGCTCGGGGTCGCCTCGCTCAACGCGCCGGGCCCGATGGCGAGCTTCGGCCTCGCCCAATCACTCGGCTACGCCGACCAGATCAGCAACACCGTCGTCGACGCGATCGGAGACGTCTCGGGCCATGTGCGCCTGCACGAACCCGAGACCCCCGATTCGCCCGCAGCCGGCACGGCACGACCCACCGACACGAAGGACTGAAGCCATGACCAACCACGACGCGACCAGGGGCGAGACCTACGAGGCCGGCCTCCAGGTGCGCCGCGAGGTGCTCGGTGCCGAGCACGTCGAGCGCTCGCTCGGCGCGGTGACCGAGTTCTCTCGCCCCATCCAGGAGCTCGTCACCGAGTACTGCTGGGGAGCGGTCTGGACGAGCGACGGGCTCGATCGTCGCACCAGGAGCCTGCTCAACCTCGTCATGCTCACGGCGTTGAACCGGCCGCACGAGCTCGGCGTGCACGTGCGCGGCGCGATCCGCAACGGGGTCACCGTGGAGGAGATCCAGGAGGCGCTCCTGCAGACCGCGGTCTACGTAGGGGTGCCCGCCGCGCTCGAGTCGTTCCGTGTCGCCGAGTCGAAGCTCACCGAGATGAAGACGGCCGGCGAGCTGTGAGCGACGTGACCCGCCCCGTCGTGGCGTTCATCGGCCTCGGCAACATGGGCAGCCCCATGGCCGAACGCCTCGTGACGGCGGGCTACCACGTGATCGGCAGCGACGTCGCCGAGGCCGCGCGCGAACGCCTCGTCGCCGCGGGCGGCGAGAGCGCCGAGAGCGCAGCGGATGCGGTCTCCCGCGCCGACCTCGTCATCCTCATGCTCCCCAACTCGGCGATCGTCGAGGCCGTCGTGACAGGTGGCGACTCCGAGGGCGGTGGCGTGCTGGCGGTGGCCCGCCCCGGAACCCTGTTCGTCGACATGAGCTCCTCCGAGCCGCTGCGCACGCGCGCGCTCGCCGAGACGGTCGCCGCGGGCGGCGCGCGTCTCATCGACGCGCCCGTGAGCGGTGGCGTGAAAGGTGCCGTCGCCGGCACCCTCACCATCATGGTGGGAGGTGCCGAGGCCGACCTCGCCGACGCCCAGGGTGTGCTCGAGGTGCTCGGCAAGCCCGCCCTCGTCGGCCCGGTGGGCGCGGGTCACGCGCTGAAGGCGATCAACAATCTGATGTCGGCAGCCCACCTCTGGGTGACCAGCGAGGCCATGCTCACCGGCATCGCCTTCGGGCTCGACCCGAACGTCATGCTCGACGCCATCAACACCTCGAGCGGGCGGAGCGGGTCGACCCAGCTGAAGTGGCCGAACTTCATCGTGGGGGAGACCTACGACTCGGGCTTCGGCCTCGCCCTCATGCTGAAGGACATGCGCATCGCCACCGGTCTCGCCGAGAGCCTCGGTGTGCCGCACACGTTGAGCGACCGGGCCGTCGAGCATTGGACGACCGCCGACGCCGAGCTCGGCGTCGGCGCCGACCACACCGAGGTGGCCCGATGGCTGCGGCAGCAGGAGAAGGAGAACAAGTCATGACCGCCGAGTCCGCCGACGCCCGCAAGGCCGAGATCCGCCACGAGTACGAGGCCGCCCACGGCGAGTGGGACGGCGGAACGCAGGCCGTGCTCGACCTCGACCCCGAGTTCCTCGCCGCGTACTCGAAGCTCGCCGCCGTTCCCGACCGGGTGGGCGCCCTGCCCGAGAAGGTGCGCCACTTCGTGCGCCTCGCCGTCGCCGCGAACTCGACCCACCTCTATCTGCCGCCGGTGCGCGGCCACATCCGTCGCGCCCTCCAGGCGGGTGCAACACCGGCCGAGGTGATGGAGGTGCTCGAGTGCTGCGCCACCCTCGGCATCCACTCGATGAACATCGGCGTGCCCATCCTCGTCGACGTGCTCGAGCAGGAGGGCATCCGCACGGGTGCCGCCGAGCTCGACGAGTACCAGGAGCGCCTCAAGGCCGAGTTCACCGAGAAGCGCGGCTACTGGCACAGCTTCTGGAACGAGATCCTCGAGCTCGCCCCCGAGTTCTTCGACGCCTACACCGAGTTCAGCTCGGTGCCCTGGGTCTCCGGGCCCCTGGAGCCGAAGGTGAAGGAGTTCATGTACATCGCCTTCGACACCGCGGCCACCCACCTCTACACCTCGGGCCTGCGTCTCCACATCGAGAACGCGGTGCGGTACGGCGCGACCGCCGCCGAGATCGTCGAGGTGATGGAGATCGCCGCCACCCTCGGCATCCACGGCGTGTTCGAGGCAGCCCCGGTGCTCGTCGAGGAAGCCAGGAAGCTGTCATGACCCGGCCGGCCCCGGATGCCTCGCCCTACGAGCTGAGCGCTGACGCCGAGCAGCGCTTCCGCGAGCTGCTCGGCGACGACGCCGTGGTCACCGACCGGGCGGGCCGCGACGACTACGCCGACCCCTATTGGATCAAGGGAGACCGCAGCTACGACTCCTCCGCCGTGCTCTACCCCTCGAGCACCGAGGGGGTGCAGGCCGTCGTGCGCCTCGCCGACGAGCTCGAGGTGCCGCTCTGGGTCTCGTCGCAGGGCCGCAACAACGGCTACGGCGGGCCCTCGCCGAGGGTCGCCGGCTCGGTGCTGGTGAGCCTGCGCCGCATGAACCGGGTGCTCGAGATCAACCCGACCCTCGCCTACGCCGTGGTGGAGCCGGGCGTGAGCTGGATGGAGCTGCACGCCGCCATCGCCGAGGCCGGCCACAACGACCTGCTCGTCTCGGTGCCCGACCTCGGCTGGGGATCGGTGGTCGGCAACTCGCTCGACAGCGGGGTCACCTACCTTCCGCTCGGCGTCGACTTCCAGGCCCCGACCGGCATGGAGGTGGTGCTCGCCGACGGGTCGCTGCTGCGCACCGGGATGGGCGCCCTGCCGAACTCGAAGGCGTGGCACACCTACAAGCGCGGGCTCGGCCCCGTGCTCGACCCGCTGTTCGTGCAGTCGAACTTCGGTATCGTCACGAAGATGGGCTACTGGCTCATGCGCAAGCCCGACGCCTACGCCCCGCTCTTCCTCACGGTGCCGCGCACCCACCAGCTCGAGCAGGCCATCGACATCCTGCGCGAGCTCCGGCTCTCCGGTCTCATCCGCGGCGTGCCGGTGATGCAGAACACGCTCACCCTCGCCTCCCACTTCCCCGAGCTCCTCGGCCCCATGCAGGCCGAGGGCACCCTCGGCGAGGAGCAGCTCGACGCCCTCGCCGACGCCTCAGGGGTGGGTCGGTGGGGGATGCGCACCGCGGTCTGGGGAGACGAGGTGGTCGTCGCCCGCCAGGTCGAGCGCATCACCGAGGCGTGGTCGGCGATCGACGGCGCTCGGGTCGACCACCACCGCACCTTCCTCCGCGACGAGTGGGACCAGATCGTCGACTTCGCCGACAAGGTGCAGGCGGGCATCCCGAACCTCGACATGCTCGAGTCGATGCCCCCCGGCTTCGGCCACGTCGGCTTCTCGCCGGCGGTGCCGCTCGTCGGCAGCGAGATGGTGAAGGTGGTCGAGCTGATGGAATCGACCGTGAAGCGCGAGACCACGGCGAGCTTCCTCGTCGGCATCTGCGTCGCCAACGAGCGCACCGCCGTCGTGGTGGGCGGCTTCGGCTTCGACACCGCGAACGACGCCGACGTGCGCGACGCCTACCGCACCGTGAAGACCATGATCCGCGAGGTCGGCGAGCTCGGCTACGGCGAGTACCGCGCCCACCTCGATTTCATGGACGAGGCGGCCGCCGAGTACTCCTTCGGCGACCACGCCTACCTCCGCTTCGTCGAGCGCATCAAAGACGCCGTCGACCCGAAGGGCATCCTCTCGCCCGGCAAGCAGGGCATCTGGCCCGCGAACCGCCGCACCACCTGATCTGCACCATCCACCCACCCCGCAGTAGAGGAGCAACGATGCCCCACCAGATCACCGAGGCCGATCTCGCCGCCTTCCGCTCCGAGCTCGCCGGGCCGCTGCTCGAGCGCGGCGACGACGGCTACCAGGCCGAGATCGACGGCTTCAACTCGCTCTCGCCGATGGCACCCGACCTCGTCGTCGGCGCCACCGGCGAGGCAGACGTCCAGGCCGCGGTGCGCTTCGCCGCCGCCCACGACCTCGAGGTCGTGGTGCAGGCCACCGGCCACGGCTCGTACCGCGGGGTCGATCACGGCCTCCTCATCCGCACCCACCGGCTCGACTCCGTCACCGTCGATGCGGAGGCGGGCACCTACACGATCGGTGCCGGGACGCGCTGGATGGGCATCCTCCCGCAGCTCGCCGAGCACGGGCTCGCCGCCGTGACAGGCTCCTCGCCGAGCGTCGGCGCCGTCGGGCTCACCCTCGGCGGGGGCGTCGGCCCCCTCAGCCGCACGCTCGGCTGGGCGGCCGACCGTGCGGTCTCCTACCGGGTGGTGATCGGCGACGGCTCTGTGGTGGAGGTCGACGCCGATCACCACCCCGACCTGTTCTGGGCGCTGAAGGGCGGCAAGGTCGGGCTCGGCGTCGTCACAGAGATGACGCTCGAGGCCGTGGCGCTGCCGCAGATCTTCGGCGGCGGCCTGTTCTTCGCGCAGGAGCACATCGACCAGGTGCACCACGCCTGGCTCGACTGGGCGGCGACGCTTCCCGAAGCGGCCAACACCTCGATCGCCATCCTCCGTCTTCCTCCCGAGGGTGTCCCCGAGCCGCTGGCCGGGCGCACCCTCGCCCACGTGCGCTTCGCCTACGTGGAGGAGGGAGCGGATGCGGCCCGGCTCGAGTCGCGCGGGGCCGAACTGCTCGCGCCGCTTCTCGAGGCGGCCCCCGTCTACCTCGACTTCTGCGGCCTCCTCCCGACCTCCGAGGTCGGCACCATCCACGCCGAGCCGTTCGGCCCGCTGCCCATCTGGGAGCGCGGCGAGTTCCTCGACGAGATCGACCACGACTACGTGCAGGCCGTGCTCGACCAGGCCGGCGGCTCGGTCGAGTCGCCCTTCGCCACCGTCGAGACCCGCCTGCTCGGTGGAGCCATCGCGCGCGACGCCGCCCTCCCGAACGCCATCGGCGGCCGCGGCGCGAAGTACTCGCTGCTCGTCATCGCCGCGGTCATCCCCGGGCTGAACGACGAGGCGCTGCCGGTGGCGGGGCCCGCTCTGTTCGACGCCGTCGCCGACTACTCGCACGACGAGATCAACTACAACTGGGCCGGCCATCCGACGCCCGCCGCCTTCAGGCGCCTGTGGCCCGCCGAGACGGCGGCGAAGCTCGCCGAGGTGCGGAAGCGGTACGACCCGGCCGGCACCTTCGCCTACGGCCACTGACCGCCCTTACAGAGCCCCCATATAAGAGGAACGAGACCATGACCAGCATCGAAGGGCGCGTCGCCGTCGTCACCGGGGGAGCCTCCGGAATCGGCCGCGGCATCGCCGAGCAGCTCATCGCCGAAGGTGCGACGGTGGTGATCGCCGACGTGCAGCAGGATGCGCTCGAGGCGACAGCCGCCGAGATCGGCGCCGTGGGCATCCGGGTCGACGTCACCGACCCCGAGAGCGTCGAGTCGCTCGCGGCCGAGGTGATGGAGCGTTTCGGCTCGGTGGGCATCCTGGTGAACAACGCCGGGGTGGGGCCGCTCGCCCGCATCGCCGACCTCAAGCTCGCCGACTGGAAATGGCTCATCGACGTGAACCTGTGGGGGGTCATCCACGGGGTCACGACGTTCCTTCCGCTGCTGCAGGCGAACCCCGACGGCGGCCACATCGTCAACACGGGGTCGATGGCCTCGTTCGCGCCGATGGCGGGCGGCGGTGCCTACGCCGTGACCAAGTACGGCGTCGCCGCGCTCACCGAGGCCCTCGCGCTCGAGCTCGCCGAAGACGGGTCTCCGGTGCACGCCACCCTGCTCGCTCCGGGCACCGTGCGCACGAACATCAAGACCAGCACCCGCAACCGGCCCGCCGGTGCCGAGGGCGCGCTCGAAGACGTCGACATCTCAGAGGGCGTCGCCTCCGAACTCCGCTGGATCGACCCCATCGAGGCCGGCCGCATCGTCACCCGCGCCATCCGCAACGACGACCTCTACGCGCTCACCCACCCCGACTGGTGGGGCATCGTCGAGGCGCGGCAGACCGCCATCCGCGAGGCCTTCGAGAAGTACCCCGCCGTGGTGGACTCCGCCGGGAGCGAGTCGTGAGCACCTGGCGCGGAGAGGCCGGCGTGCTGCGCGCCATCAAGGAGCCGTTCTCGATCGAGCAGGTCGAGTTGCTGCCGCTCGACCCCACCCGCGTGGTGGTGAAGACGCACGCCAGCCCGTTCTGCTCCACCGACGTGAAGAACTGGATGGGCAAGCTGTACAAGATCCCGCCCACCATCCTCGGGCACGCCTCCATCGGTGAGGTCGTCGAGGTGGGCTCGGCGGTGCCTGAGTCCGCCGGCATCAGGGTCGGCCAGCGCGTCGTCGTGCCGGGAACCCCCGAGTGCGGGCGCTGCTACTACTGCTCCATCGGCGAGCCGTGGCAGTGCAGCGAGCTCTTCGATCTCGGCGGCATCTACCCCGACATCGCCCAGGGCGACGACGGCGCGCAGATCTCCTGCGCCGGATGCGTGGGGGGCTACGCGGAGTACATGTCGATCTCGGGCAACCAGGTGTTCCCGATCGAGAGCGATCTCCCCTCCGACGTGCTGTCGATGCTCGGCTGCGGCATCTCCACCGGCGTGGGCTCGGTGTTCAACGTCGCCCAGGTGCAGCCGGGAGAATCGGTGGCCATCGTTGGTGCGGGGCACCTGGGTCTGTGGATGCTGCAGGCCGCCCGACTCGCCGGTGCCGGCACGGTCGTGGTCGTCGAACCGCACGAGGGGCGGCGTGCGCTCGCAGGTGAGCTCGGGGCCGACGTGCTCGTCGACCCCGGAGCCTCGGGGTCGGGCCAGGCCGCCGACGACGCGACCGAAGGCGCCGCCGAGGCGCTCGCCGCCGTGCGCGCCGCCACGGGCGGACGCGGCGCCGACGTGGTGCTCGAGGCCGCCGGCCCCGCGGTGTCGCAGAGCTTCTCCGTGCAGGCCGCGCGCCGCGCGGGCCGCATCGTGCTCACGGGGTTCGAGATCGGGGGCGCGACCCTGCCTCTGCCGCAGGTGGAGACCGCCTTGCAGAGCCGCCGCATCCTGAGCTCGCAGAACGGACAGGTGCACATGAAGAGCGACCTGCAGCGCTACACGGCGCTCCTCGAGCGGGGTCTGCTCGACCCCGACCCCATCATCACCCGCCGCTACCCCCTCG contains the following coding sequences:
- a CDS encoding ABC transporter substrate-binding protein, which encodes MPARSQHSRGRHRIARGTLGGALALGLAASLAACAPGADSGSGGAADTLAAGDPNAPEVTDVSLTGIKGPGTIPLQLAADEFGSEYGLTIEPYFVDNSGVAVTSVISGDAAAANTSYFGVIDAIKQGLDLVVIAEGWASSPGTSSLEALESSGITSLADLEGKTVNVISLSSSHAIKLRDAMLKQDLDPDAVNWVELPYGEVAAALEQGTVDASSAVGPTLAAVRGLGSVSVFDYGADDYEGMAESGWVASRQFAEKNPNTIAAIQCAIFDAQGALVDDRAYFEEQFSAFLGAPAEVAAKEVMLEYQTSNRLDEIQRNADVYFSSGRLTEEYDLAAHVLPAPESC
- a CDS encoding GntR family transcriptional regulator → MTAPNTLSQAWSSAHVDRVAAPLREQVISALRSAILDFTLRPGQRLVERELIEQLGVSRTTIREALRELTSEGLVTVVPQRGAIVSAPSLAEAEDLYEIRAVLESILVERFVERATDEQLARLDDAVENFAEFSTGEQEIKLVLDAKDGIYDVLIKGAASPTLQNIIEGIQARVRILRATSMAEPGRAVEAATELRAMASAAKKRHAKEAAELCATHVRNASKTALLHLRQADNGSDQN
- a CDS encoding SDR family NAD(P)-dependent oxidoreductase, coding for MTYAGLEGKVAIVTGGTGGIGSAVVDRLSAAGAKLVIVDLDGDRAKAAADALDGEAIGVQADVSTEAGVDSYIEAAISTFGSADLHHLNAGIAGKPGVQLTDAAVDEWDAVMAVNLRGPFLGTRAALRHFVKTGTTGSIVVTASIASLRGAADLLAYTTSKHGVIGLVHGAAVYAGPIGVRVNGVAPGIVPTPIFGEAGIQDMKKRASTSPLRRAGEPDEVAAAVAFLLSDDSSYVTGAVLSVDGGASVQNTNRYGGGAGLWDPAGIDDDLVSAWRAGVEG
- a CDS encoding NAD(P)H-binding protein, with product MNIVTGVGGYVSASVAERLLEAQGADQLVVTSRDQKTLEAWRGRGVDARYADYNDKASLLEAFRGGDRLFLVSAMEAGPSRQGQHRNAVEAAAEAGVQHIVYTSFIGTERDEVNSVEVADHKFTEALIRESGLTWNVLRNNQYADAMAENQAAIAITSGQSIGNTGDGLVGFVARSDVAAVAAEIMLGAGEPDTGYDVTGPELLSYRQVGEMIAELSGAPITIVDLSDDEMYAMWDALGVPRDATGDFSKSPVPWGSDGMVTFGRMIRAGHLARLTDVVERFTGRQPRALRDLMLERRGGWPPAPAGTASEADTEGADVA
- a CDS encoding N-acyl homoserine lactonase family protein — translated: MSDQYEFTIVKYGTRHGHRAEVYLNYHVHGQPDGPIDMDYFVWVARNAERTILFDTGFSVQGGANRNRTFVAEIPDIYAALGIDMDAEQTLVVTHAHYDHIGNLAAFPKARIVIAQAELDFWLSSMGERSQFAWSTEPEEIDALRTAVEEGRVTTFTDSIEVAPGIELIQVGGHTPGQAIARIRTADGDVLLASDAVHYYEEYDDDMPFAFVADLPGMYAGFDRIRELLDGGVSHLVCGHDPSTLDRFTAVTAGPLAGIAATIGTPRKDPA
- a CDS encoding NAD(P)-dependent oxidoreductase, yielding MTDPTATDRPATTDRIGFIGLGNMGGRMTRRIVDGGVPVRGFDMQRAAVEAAGATPLESAVAVAEQSDVVFLSLPDSKVVERVLLADTAFIPALHENAVVVDLSTASPSSTQRIHEKLAARGVHYLDAGISGGAAAAEKGALTLMVGGDATALDRVRPVLAHFATNVFLMGGSGAGHSTKLLNNFLNAISLSATAEVMVAAKKAGLDLATVLDVLNASSGVNFATLNRFPKIITGDYLKGGLTNALMMKDVVLYVDHLHELGVASLNAPGPMASFGLAQSLGYADQISNTVVDAIGDVSGHVRLHEPETPDSPAAGTARPTDTKD
- a CDS encoding carboxymuconolactone decarboxylase family protein yields the protein MTNHDATRGETYEAGLQVRREVLGAEHVERSLGAVTEFSRPIQELVTEYCWGAVWTSDGLDRRTRSLLNLVMLTALNRPHELGVHVRGAIRNGVTVEEIQEALLQTAVYVGVPAALESFRVAESKLTEMKTAGEL
- a CDS encoding NAD(P)-dependent oxidoreductase, which encodes MSDVTRPVVAFIGLGNMGSPMAERLVTAGYHVIGSDVAEAARERLVAAGGESAESAADAVSRADLVILMLPNSAIVEAVVTGGDSEGGGVLAVARPGTLFVDMSSSEPLRTRALAETVAAGGARLIDAPVSGGVKGAVAGTLTIMVGGAEADLADAQGVLEVLGKPALVGPVGAGHALKAINNLMSAAHLWVTSEAMLTGIAFGLDPNVMLDAINTSSGRSGSTQLKWPNFIVGETYDSGFGLALMLKDMRIATGLAESLGVPHTLSDRAVEHWTTADAELGVGADHTEVARWLRQQEKENKS
- a CDS encoding carboxymuconolactone decarboxylase family protein, whose translation is MTAESADARKAEIRHEYEAAHGEWDGGTQAVLDLDPEFLAAYSKLAAVPDRVGALPEKVRHFVRLAVAANSTHLYLPPVRGHIRRALQAGATPAEVMEVLECCATLGIHSMNIGVPILVDVLEQEGIRTGAAELDEYQERLKAEFTEKRGYWHSFWNEILELAPEFFDAYTEFSSVPWVSGPLEPKVKEFMYIAFDTAATHLYTSGLRLHIENAVRYGATAAEIVEVMEIAATLGIHGVFEAAPVLVEEARKLS